The Rhopalosiphum maidis isolate BTI-1 chromosome 4, ASM367621v3, whole genome shotgun sequence region gaAAAGCTGGTACATGAAGACTTATTGGAGGTAGATGAAATAGATGAGTATAGACTACTCACTCGTAAAATAATAGCATCATTTTCCgttgtatatgatataaactTTGATTATCTGTTAAAATGTGATGACGACTCTTTTGTTAATATGCCATTAATGATCAATGAGCTAGAATATATGCCCAAAAAAAGATTCTACTGGGGATTTTTTACTGGTAAttcaatcattaaaaaatcagGTGAATTGAAAGAAACTAATTGGATAGtatgtgataaatatttaccatatGCCTTTGGAGGTGGCTATATTTTATCCAAAGATCTTATCACCCACATAGTGAAGAATCGAGATTACCTGAGGTAAGTTGATCATATAGTagcataatatagtttaaagttataagaaaatattgatattaagttaaataaaatcattatgtaaTATCTAACCAACAACAGTCTATAACTGTCTTATTAAAATGATCGATTAACAATCCTAATTCTTGttgtctatttttatttttcagtttgtTTGTTAGTGAAGATGTTTCGGTTGGCGCTTGGTTAAGtccattaaatattactagaaAACATGACCAGCGATTTGACACAGAATGGATTAGTCGCGGATgtcaaaatgattatttagtaACACATAAACGTAATCCTGAAATGATGAGACTGCATTGGTCAAACATTATTCAGACTGGAAAATTATGTGATGAAGAGTTCAAAAGTATGGCTTCCTACGAGTATAACTGGTCAGTGATGCCATCTAAATGTTGCGTCAGAAATTAGTCTTTAAttccataaatacatttttcaacataaaagactggtttgattattaatttaatacgcaTTTGAAAATTGGCGTTTGTTTtcagttttgaataaaaaaaaaataaatttaaattaacaatacaaattttatttttattatgtatgtaattcataacaatataaaaaattataataatttcaattatttgttcttacacaataagaaaattaacattacattaaacgaataataatatatgaatgtattatgcatatataaaataaataaaaaaaacttgtttcatttttaatatatgttattattttttttaatggtttaagtatctcataaaatataagtaataaatatataaataattaataaattataatttaagggaaaaaaatggaattctcaaaaatctataaatatgcaaaaaaaaaatgattctattTAAACGAGAATAAGCCAAATCGTGGAAAAACCTGACAACTAATCAATTTGGActtaaggaaaaaaatatacaaaggcATATACATAAATCCACTGATTGGAAATTGCGGCTACAATCGCGcggactataataaaatacctctACTGAGTCTCAACTCCTACAATGTTCAGAAaagaataaaagtattaagtttacatttatattaaaacatgtaaacatttttaaaatagtaattttatcaaatttgaaattattttgagtatgatttatgaaaaacaattgaatattattaattttattgataggagtaaataaactcaataatatatactgtgaAACCTCAATATAATGGACAGATGGGTCATTGTGAGGAATCAAAAAATATCCACTATAgggagtttttatttttgagaaagCATGGTGGACATTTTCAAggaattacaaaatgtttactatATGGGGATAAAATCAGAACAAATTACAAAgtacaatcaaaaaaaattatttatacatgtaagTTCATCGTACAAGTCTTGAATCATCCTTAATAACTCCAtagaaaatcaatacatttaaacgcgattttttttacagtaataaactaataagtatggaaattttgatttgataGAAAAaggtttaactttattttcaaaagttttaaaattattaaaacatttttttatgcaatcataagcttttaaatttttaatatatagtcattttgttaatcataattaattttttttgaattgtatgAATTGACATTCAAAATATCGgttatcaaaaattgaaatttttaatcttaactGAAAgctttactaataattaaataattagaaattgaCATGAAAAAAGTCAGCGTTCCAAACGAAATTGATGAATCACGCAATTTGTGTTTTGCTAggtaacataattattgttcttagaaatttaaaaaacattattggcTCTAACTTGGTCAATTTATATTCagttttaactgttttaaaaaatatgatcaacaaaatggctatcttaaaaatttaaaaaacttaattgcATAACgctttttttgataatttttaaatttttgaaaaaaaaatttaatcttttCCATATTCAATCAgaatttccatttttattactgtaaaaaaaactgcgtttaaatatattgattttctaCGGAGATATTAAGGGTGAACGGGCTTTTGGGACCATACATGTATTAAAAAGTtggtataaaatttttaaatcataaatgtttatgtacaattaaaaatctattatctttttttgtatattttttctactctTCACAATGGATTTGCAAATTGGTTACCATTTAAATCCGGTATcatctttatttataaaatatgtttttaaattatttattgtttttcaaacgTTGGATTATATACACTCATCGACTTATATTCTTCTTCggattttttgatttcttcTTCAATCAATTTTTCTACATTACAATTGACTATATTTtctgatattattaatgtattgttttatgtaaGAATATTTGGATATATTCAtctatatatagaaatatagttCTAAATTATAACAGCACACACTACTCAGTATAAGTTCTGAGAATATGTTCAAATTTGTATCATTTTAATGATCCATTACGTATTGGACGAAAAATATCCCAACTTTTCAAATCATAGTTTTCGACTATCtggtataatattcttatattttcgaTTTGTATATTCATTGTGCTTATTTATGAGAAGTTACTTTTAATTCACGTCCATTATTAAtagcttataaatttataacccctatatgtacatacatttttgttggGAACAAATGTCCACAATTGAGAGGTATCCATTAATAGAGGtttcattgtaatataatatatttttatgcttattatatgatttaaaataaatatttcataattataaacaatacaagCAACAtgaaattttagtataaaaatatttccataatatacaatttaggtTTACCTATAGCTATATAACCCTATagatattcattattgttatttattagattgaataaaaacaatttaattgtactacctatgtattgtattatgtaggtaataattattgtttttttgaaaattagtttattaagatgaaatatacgcattataatataatttatatataataatatgttttttaaagttttatacaaggacacttttttaaacattaaaaagtaaaaatatattttaggattTGCTGACAAGGGAGCGGCGCTTTCGGCAGATTTTTGTTATGTgtgcaaattataaattacctgCTGGTTTTTTCTGGTGTCTTCCGATATCACTAAAATCTAATTTGCTAACTtcctatatagtatagatCTGCTATTCGCAAtagatatttacttaaaataataagtgactataaactataaaggtcatattaagtaataactatatactatatatttgtgtatttataggcaactaaataatatatcatatcattTAAGACATTTGTCAACACTAATACTacgtgaaattaataaattattaaatgtcacCAACGTGAATGTGGCAATGttgcttaaaatattctatgttCAATCATGTTGTACCGAAATTTATGAGCTTATCTACCcagtaaatagtatatatatccgatattcatataatatatcagtagacagaaattaatatcaattataataagtaataactatttataatattatcattcaacTTAATAGTAATCGCGTTGAATATGATtagataattttcataaaaaataaaacaaatatatttaaaaaaataataactattaactaatactttattaaaagtacacattatttttttttttttgtaaggaTTCAcccttaaatatacataaaataaaataaaataaaaataataaatcagaacgataaaatataggtaggtaacatTCGATTTTATCCATTCAATCGAAAAgagttttcatttttcttttctagTTATAACCGCTTTTGTAGGTACATTTTCAGTTTTGTTTAATCTGTAACAATTAcaacaacatttatttaataaataatagttagacGATATAGTTATACATCAAAGTACCTGAGTAGTAttcaatgtaaaatgtaaatttgtttattaaattaatgataaatactatttattgaataataatattacctattatataaatattaagtataataatatattattgaatattttatgataaaaattgaagttGATATTAAGTgctataaataaagaataaatattaatatagtgtgGCTCTTAGATATTTACTAAGTGTTTAAG contains the following coding sequences:
- the LOC113556535 gene encoding beta-1,3-galactosyltransferase 6-like; protein product: MLLHKKRLTYCFLASFSLILGYILTLFVSYPITLKLNTSPNVSRVKLLVLVLSTVKNTNRRDAIRETWAKTKGDFKILFVVSKDKFLNAEKLVHEDLLEVDEIDEYRLLTRKIIASFSVVYDINFDYLLKCDDDSFVNMPLMINELEYMPKKRFYWGFFTGNSIIKKSGELKETNWIVCDKYLPYAFGGGYILSKDLITHIVKNRDYLSLFVSEDVSVGAWLSPLNITRKHDQRFDTEWISRGCQNDYLVTHKRNPEMMRLHWSNIIQTGKLCDEEFKSMASYEYNWSVMPSKCCVRN